A window of Clavibacter michiganensis contains these coding sequences:
- a CDS encoding phosphocholine-specific phospholipase C — MSTSKPEEHAPDVDLAAGVDAAPPLDPSRPYRTGIRPGVSRRTVLLGGAAAIMAGVAAGSAAGAPGAATAATAAARKNLTRSIKDVEHVVILMQENRSFDHYFGTLPGVRGFGDKQAVEYPGGGTVFAQPDASRTDGGHMLPFPLDSSRFNAQGAGGLDHSWKGGHQAWNKGAWDNWVVAKSEQTMGYFTKDDLPFHHALASAFTIADHYHCSLIGPTTPNRLFQWTGTIDPRGKAGGPAIDNPDDYAPVFGWTTYPERLRQAGITWKTYANDEVGDEGTHPYVGDYGDNPLWLFHQYHEALASKDPATRQLALDGGLHDGWKPDSGKGLDVTHLLEEFGRDAAAGTLPAVSYVVAPYGWSEHPKASPDYGAHYTNAVIQALMSNPDTWARTVLLINYDENDGYFDHQLPPLAEPGTPDEYVDGLPVGYGTRVPLTVVSPWSRGGWVDSQVFDHTSVIRFLETWTGVHEPNISAWRRAISGDLTSCFDFAHPDFSVPSADEVLPMSATQALVAAADADMAKPPVQEPAVGAQRMPEQEAGSMRHRPLPYRQDADVAVDRASGRVTLTMRNQGKQGVSHQVFPNIALPFASTPFTVAPRGKAAYTWDSSAHAGAYDFSLYGPDRFLRRFAGTVVAAGTADVPVPRVSAETIPGGKPVLRLTLANDGTPSVHYTLTANDFITRERHETVKPGRSTTVNWPVDEWGYYDVVVTDGAGFRYRYAGRVE; from the coding sequence GTGAGCACCTCCAAGCCCGAAGAGCACGCCCCGGACGTCGACCTCGCGGCCGGCGTCGACGCCGCGCCCCCGCTCGACCCCTCGCGCCCCTACCGCACCGGGATCCGCCCGGGCGTCAGCCGCCGCACCGTCCTGCTCGGCGGCGCCGCCGCGATCATGGCGGGCGTGGCCGCCGGATCCGCGGCCGGCGCGCCCGGCGCGGCCACGGCCGCCACGGCCGCCGCCCGCAAGAACCTCACCCGCTCCATCAAGGACGTCGAGCACGTCGTGATCCTCATGCAGGAGAACCGCTCGTTCGACCACTACTTCGGCACGCTGCCGGGCGTCCGCGGCTTCGGCGACAAGCAGGCCGTCGAGTACCCCGGCGGCGGCACCGTCTTCGCGCAGCCGGACGCGAGCCGCACCGACGGCGGGCACATGCTGCCGTTCCCGCTCGACTCGTCGCGCTTCAACGCGCAGGGCGCCGGCGGCCTCGACCACTCCTGGAAGGGCGGGCACCAGGCGTGGAACAAGGGCGCGTGGGACAACTGGGTCGTCGCCAAGAGCGAGCAGACCATGGGCTACTTCACGAAGGACGACCTCCCCTTCCACCACGCCCTGGCCTCCGCCTTCACGATCGCGGACCACTACCACTGCTCGCTCATCGGCCCGACGACCCCGAACCGCCTGTTCCAGTGGACCGGCACGATCGACCCGCGCGGGAAGGCCGGCGGTCCCGCCATCGACAACCCCGACGACTACGCCCCCGTCTTCGGCTGGACGACCTACCCCGAGCGGCTCCGGCAGGCCGGGATCACCTGGAAGACGTACGCGAACGACGAGGTCGGCGACGAGGGCACGCACCCCTACGTGGGCGACTACGGCGACAACCCGCTGTGGCTGTTCCACCAGTACCACGAGGCGCTCGCCTCGAAGGATCCCGCGACGCGTCAGCTCGCGCTCGACGGCGGGCTCCACGACGGGTGGAAGCCCGACTCCGGCAAGGGCCTCGACGTCACGCACCTGCTCGAGGAGTTCGGCCGGGACGCCGCGGCGGGCACGCTGCCCGCGGTGTCGTACGTCGTCGCGCCGTACGGCTGGAGCGAGCACCCGAAGGCCAGCCCCGACTACGGCGCGCACTACACGAACGCGGTGATCCAGGCGCTCATGAGCAACCCGGACACCTGGGCGCGCACGGTGCTCCTCATCAACTACGACGAGAACGACGGCTACTTCGACCACCAGCTGCCGCCGCTCGCCGAGCCCGGCACGCCCGACGAGTACGTCGACGGCCTGCCCGTCGGCTACGGCACGCGGGTGCCGCTCACGGTGGTGTCGCCGTGGAGCCGGGGCGGCTGGGTCGACTCGCAGGTGTTCGACCACACCTCGGTGATCCGCTTCCTCGAGACCTGGACGGGCGTGCACGAGCCGAACATCTCCGCCTGGCGGCGCGCGATCTCCGGTGACCTCACCTCGTGCTTCGACTTCGCGCACCCGGACTTCTCCGTCCCGTCCGCCGACGAGGTGCTGCCGATGAGCGCGACGCAGGCGCTCGTCGCGGCCGCCGACGCCGACATGGCGAAGCCGCCCGTGCAGGAGCCCGCCGTGGGCGCGCAGCGCATGCCCGAGCAGGAGGCAGGCAGCATGCGCCACCGCCCGCTCCCCTACCGGCAGGACGCCGACGTGGCCGTCGACCGCGCGAGCGGCCGGGTGACGCTGACGATGCGCAACCAGGGCAAGCAGGGCGTCTCGCACCAGGTGTTCCCCAACATCGCGCTGCCGTTCGCATCCACGCCCTTCACGGTGGCGCCGCGCGGGAAGGCCGCCTACACGTGGGACAGCTCGGCGCACGCCGGCGCGTACGACTTCAGCCTCTACGGACCCGACCGGTTCCTGCGCCGCTTCGCCGGCACCGTCGTCGCGGCGGGGACGGCGGACGTCCCCGTGCCCCGGGTCTCGGCCGAGACGATCCCCGGCGGCAAGCCCGTGCTGCGCCTCACGCTCGCGAACGACGGGACGCCCTCGGTGCACTACACGCTGACGGCCAACGACTTCATCACGCGCGAGCGCCACGAGACCGTGAAGCCCGGACGCAGCACGACGGTGAACTGGCCGGTGGACGAGTGGGGCTACTACGACGTGGTGGTCACCGACGGGGCCGGGTTCCGGTACCGCTACGCGGGTCGCGTGGAGTAG
- a CDS encoding alpha-ketoglutarate-dependent dioxygenase AlkB: protein MSIAFQASLFDDLQADPGLGALGAEVERLDLGQGAWLDIRPGWVSDSDALFERLVEDVEWTADTRLMHGRTVEVPRLLSWFGPRAPLPAPVLVEARDALNEHYGRPPGQVLETAGLCFYRTGDDSVAWHGDRVGRAIDRDTMVAIVSVGAARTLSLRPKGGGEVRRFPLGHGDLVVMGGSAQRTHEHAILKTQKAVGPRISIQFRPVWPA from the coding sequence ATGAGCATCGCATTCCAGGCCTCCCTCTTCGACGACCTCCAGGCGGATCCCGGCCTCGGCGCGCTCGGCGCGGAGGTCGAGCGGCTCGACCTCGGGCAGGGTGCCTGGCTCGACATCCGGCCCGGCTGGGTCAGCGACTCCGACGCGCTGTTCGAGCGCCTCGTGGAGGACGTGGAGTGGACGGCGGACACGCGGCTCATGCACGGGCGCACCGTGGAGGTGCCGCGCCTCCTGTCGTGGTTCGGCCCGCGCGCGCCCCTGCCCGCGCCCGTCCTCGTCGAGGCGCGCGATGCGCTGAACGAGCACTACGGCCGCCCGCCCGGGCAGGTGCTCGAGACCGCGGGGCTGTGCTTCTACCGCACGGGCGACGACAGCGTCGCGTGGCACGGCGACCGCGTGGGGCGCGCCATCGACCGCGACACCATGGTCGCCATCGTGTCGGTGGGCGCGGCGCGCACGCTGTCGCTTCGACCGAAGGGCGGCGGCGAGGTGCGGCGGTTCCCGCTCGGGCACGGCGACCTCGTCGTCATGGGCGGCAGCGCGCAGCGCACGCACGAGCACGCCATCCTCAAGACCCAGAAGGCCGTCGGGCCGCGCATCAGCATCCAGTTCCGGCCGGTCTGGCCCGCCTGA
- a CDS encoding Pr6Pr family membrane protein, with protein MRIIWAAIRLLTALTVLVAVASQYVVSSSYWRSIGVEGIWGKTVDFLMYFTIESNLLAAVVMAVGAVRLLRRAPAPGRGWTTLRLAATTYMVTTGIVYNLLLRGLPTIPGGDLPWSNEVLHVAVPLLVLLDWLFAPDRRALDYAAVGRVVVFPLAWVAITLARGPFTGNEVTGAATYYPYPFLDPATGGGGYGTVAVWVLVIAALICGLTLLLTWAGRRASRAPAA; from the coding sequence GTGCGCATCATCTGGGCGGCCATCCGCCTCCTCACCGCCCTGACCGTGCTGGTCGCCGTCGCGAGCCAGTACGTCGTGAGCTCCTCGTACTGGCGCAGCATCGGGGTCGAGGGGATCTGGGGCAAGACGGTCGACTTCCTCATGTACTTCACGATCGAGTCGAACCTGCTGGCCGCCGTCGTGATGGCGGTCGGCGCGGTGCGGCTGCTGCGGCGGGCACCCGCGCCCGGACGCGGCTGGACGACGCTCCGGCTGGCGGCCACCACGTACATGGTCACGACCGGCATCGTCTACAACCTGCTCCTGCGCGGCCTGCCGACGATCCCCGGCGGCGACCTCCCGTGGTCGAACGAGGTGCTGCACGTGGCCGTGCCGCTGCTCGTGCTGCTCGACTGGCTGTTCGCGCCCGACCGCCGGGCGCTCGACTACGCCGCGGTCGGCCGGGTCGTGGTCTTCCCGCTCGCGTGGGTCGCGATCACGCTCGCGCGCGGGCCGTTCACGGGCAACGAGGTGACGGGGGCCGCCACCTACTACCCGTACCCCTTCCTGGATCCCGCGACGGGCGGCGGCGGGTACGGGACGGTCGCGGTGTGGGTGCTCGTCATCGCGGCGCTGATCTGCGGACTGACGCTCCTCCTCACGTGGGCCGGCCGTCGCGCGTCCCGCGCTCCGGCAGCCTGA
- a CDS encoding lipoate--protein ligase family protein, translated as MHGEYKVPGGKLVVVDLDVTDGRISGFRLAGDFFLEPDDALEAIDGAVNGLPEDSDANAIAAAIRRALPPQAVLLGFSPEAVAVAIRRSLARATNWGDYEWEVIHDRAYRPVEQMALDQVLAEEVGAGRRNPTLRIWEWEQPAVVIGSFQSLRNEVDAEQAAAHGFDVVRRVSGGGAMYMEAGAVITYSIYAPVDLVQGMTFADSYAYLDEWVITALRSLGIDASYQPLNDITSPTGKIGGAAQKRLGAGAVLHHVTMSYDMDGEKMVQVLRIGREKISDKGITSAAKRVDPLRSQTGMSRADIIDRMKDTFTGLYGGKPGRVTPEEWAKTRQLVEDKFSTPEWLTRVP; from the coding sequence ATGCATGGTGAGTACAAGGTCCCCGGCGGCAAGCTCGTCGTGGTCGACCTGGACGTGACCGACGGGCGCATCTCCGGCTTCCGCCTGGCGGGCGACTTCTTCCTCGAGCCGGACGACGCGCTCGAGGCCATCGACGGCGCGGTGAACGGCCTCCCGGAGGACAGCGACGCCAACGCGATCGCCGCCGCCATCCGCCGCGCTCTCCCGCCGCAGGCCGTGCTCCTCGGCTTCTCGCCCGAGGCCGTCGCCGTCGCGATCCGCCGCTCGCTCGCGCGCGCCACGAACTGGGGCGACTACGAGTGGGAGGTCATCCACGACCGCGCCTACCGGCCCGTCGAGCAGATGGCGCTCGACCAGGTGCTCGCCGAGGAGGTCGGCGCCGGTCGCCGGAACCCCACGCTGCGCATCTGGGAGTGGGAGCAGCCGGCCGTCGTCATCGGCAGCTTCCAGTCGCTCCGCAACGAGGTCGACGCCGAGCAGGCCGCGGCCCACGGCTTCGACGTCGTGCGCCGCGTCTCGGGCGGCGGCGCCATGTACATGGAGGCCGGCGCCGTCATCACGTACTCGATCTACGCGCCCGTCGACCTCGTGCAGGGCATGACGTTCGCCGACTCGTACGCCTACCTCGACGAGTGGGTCATCACCGCGCTCCGCTCGCTGGGCATCGACGCGTCGTACCAGCCGCTCAACGACATCACGAGCCCCACCGGCAAGATCGGCGGCGCCGCGCAGAAGCGCCTGGGCGCGGGCGCCGTGCTGCACCACGTCACCATGAGCTACGACATGGACGGCGAGAAGATGGTGCAGGTGCTCCGCATCGGCCGCGAGAAGATCAGCGACAAGGGCATCACCAGCGCCGCCAAGCGCGTGGATCCGCTCCGGAGCCAGACGGGCATGAGCCGCGCCGACATCATCGACCGGATGAAGGACACCTTCACGGGCCTCTACGGCGGGAAGCCGGGGCGGGTCACGCCCGAGGAGTGGGCGAAGACCCGCCAGCTCGTGGAGGACAAGTTCTCGACGCCGGAGTGGCTCACGCGCGTCCCCTGA
- a CDS encoding GNAT family N-acetyltransferase: MSVDVTHDPDGSRYTLWLDGERAGFADYLIQGDRIVFTHTEVDPAKRRGGLGGELVRAALDDVRGGSRTVVAACPFVAEWIDEHPDYRELLERG; the protein is encoded by the coding sequence ATGAGCGTCGACGTGACCCACGACCCCGACGGCTCGCGCTACACGCTGTGGCTCGACGGCGAGCGCGCGGGCTTCGCGGACTACCTGATCCAGGGCGACCGCATCGTCTTCACCCACACGGAGGTCGACCCCGCGAAGCGGCGCGGCGGCCTCGGCGGGGAGCTGGTGCGGGCGGCGCTCGACGACGTGCGCGGCGGATCCCGGACGGTCGTGGCCGCGTGCCCGTTCGTCGCGGAGTGGATCGACGAGCATCCCGACTATCGGGAGCTGCTCGAGCGGGGCTGA
- a CDS encoding amidase domain-containing protein, whose amino-acid sequence MTADIRRRNILAAALAVPVTAVLAACTRQEPAPRATLGAGADGQPAASGSSPAVTSVEPATLSVSGGQTVTLTGAGLSGATAVMFAGTAGTDLQVAGDGSVTVVAPRSTDYEDRSADIQVMAGDAALTTATAAYAAQTPVDKQLQYALAHWDAYNLEEYGNFNPSGGDCVNFVSQSLIQRGWQMTNEWHNRGGGSDWTYAWIHVPTFDKWLAANASTLGVKRLELADRDQLKVGDIVIFDWNRNSSPDHTQIVSAIEPKDGGNVVKMVGHNLDNDYRDLDATITTEHPGAEVHFWSVA is encoded by the coding sequence GTGACCGCCGACATCCGCCGCCGCAACATCCTCGCCGCCGCGCTCGCGGTCCCCGTGACCGCCGTCCTCGCCGCCTGCACCCGTCAGGAGCCGGCGCCGCGCGCGACCCTCGGCGCCGGAGCCGATGGGCAGCCCGCCGCCTCCGGGTCCTCGCCCGCCGTCACCTCCGTCGAGCCGGCGACGCTCTCCGTGTCGGGTGGCCAGACCGTCACGCTCACCGGCGCCGGCCTCTCCGGCGCGACCGCCGTCATGTTCGCGGGCACCGCGGGCACCGACCTGCAGGTCGCCGGCGATGGATCCGTCACCGTGGTGGCGCCCCGCTCTACCGACTACGAGGACCGCTCCGCCGACATCCAGGTCATGGCCGGCGACGCCGCGCTGACCACGGCGACCGCCGCGTACGCCGCGCAGACGCCGGTCGACAAGCAGCTCCAGTACGCGCTCGCCCACTGGGACGCCTACAACCTCGAGGAGTACGGGAACTTCAACCCCTCCGGCGGCGACTGCGTCAACTTCGTGAGCCAGAGCCTCATCCAGCGCGGATGGCAGATGACGAACGAGTGGCACAACCGCGGCGGCGGATCCGACTGGACCTACGCGTGGATCCACGTGCCCACCTTCGACAAGTGGCTCGCGGCCAACGCGTCCACGCTCGGCGTGAAGCGCCTCGAGCTCGCCGACCGCGACCAGCTGAAGGTCGGCGACATCGTCATCTTCGACTGGAACCGCAACTCCTCGCCCGACCACACGCAGATCGTCTCGGCCATCGAGCCGAAGGACGGCGGGAACGTCGTGAAGATGGTCGGCCACAACCTCGACAACGACTACCGCGACCTCGACGCGACCATCACCACGGAGCACCCGGGCGCCGAGGTCCACTTCTGGAGCGTCGCCTAG
- a CDS encoding DUF2809 domain-containing protein, with protein sequence MRHSGDVDAFVWDEPSMHPADGPRDAAPVVDRDVRLPDGHARRRIVSLGALLAVVVAGMVVTHSDGRGLWPDVFYAAAIHLALIAVMPRVDPVVHGAAVLVWCTGIELLQITGWPALWALHVPLCRLLIGTGFDPVDLAAYAAGVLLVLLVDRLLRAGRGIGDAG encoded by the coding sequence ATGCGCCATTCCGGGGATGTGGACGCGTTCGTCTGGGACGAGCCGTCGATGCACCCCGCCGACGGTCCTCGCGATGCCGCGCCGGTCGTCGACCGGGACGTGCGGCTCCCCGACGGCCACGCGCGCCGCCGGATCGTGTCGCTCGGGGCGCTCCTCGCTGTGGTCGTCGCCGGCATGGTCGTCACGCACAGCGACGGCCGCGGGCTGTGGCCGGACGTCTTCTACGCCGCGGCGATCCACCTCGCGCTCATCGCGGTGATGCCGCGGGTCGACCCCGTCGTGCACGGGGCCGCCGTGCTCGTGTGGTGCACCGGCATCGAGCTGCTGCAGATCACCGGGTGGCCGGCGCTGTGGGCGCTGCACGTGCCGCTCTGCCGGCTGCTGATCGGCACGGGCTTCGACCCGGTGGACCTCGCGGCCTACGCGGCGGGGGTCCTGCTCGTGCTGCTCGTCGACCGGCTGCTGCGCGCCGGGCGCGGGATCGGCGACGCGGGCTAG
- the pgm gene encoding phosphoglucomutase (alpha-D-glucose-1,6-bisphosphate-dependent), translating into MHDRAGTAALPSDLIDIDELIRAYHDLHPDVEDPEQKVAFGTSGHRGSSLKAAFNEDHILAITQAIVEHRAEQGITGPLFIGRDTHGLSKPAEDTALEVLVANGVRVLADSRDSWCPTPALSHAILRWNRDDAHGDDDVADGIVVTPSHNPPADGGFKYNPPHGGPADSDATGWIAARANAIIAGGLVDVKRVPLEEARGRVEGYDFLGHYVDDLGSIIDMEAIRKAGVRIGADPLGGASVEYWAAIGERHSLDLEVVNPEVDPAWSFMTLDWDGKIRMDPSSSSAMASVLARKDDFDILTGNDADADRHGIVTPDAGLMNPNHYLAVAIDYLYAHRPEWRADAAIGKTLVSSSVIDRVAESLGRRLWEVPVGFKWFVPGLIDGSVGFGGEESAGASFLRMDGTVWTTDKDGILLALLASEILAVTGKTPSVLYRELTERFGDPVYERVDAAATKAQKATLGKLDGDAIAATEVAGDPITAKLSTAPGNGAAVGGVKVVTDKAWFAARPSGTEDVYKIYAESFVGLDHLHAVQAEAKRIVDAALDA; encoded by the coding sequence ATGCATGACCGCGCAGGCACCGCCGCCCTCCCGTCCGACCTCATCGACATCGACGAGCTGATCCGGGCGTACCACGACCTCCACCCCGACGTGGAGGATCCGGAGCAGAAGGTGGCGTTCGGCACGAGCGGCCACCGCGGCAGCTCGCTGAAGGCGGCGTTCAACGAGGACCACATCCTCGCGATCACGCAGGCGATCGTGGAGCACCGCGCCGAGCAGGGCATCACCGGCCCCCTCTTCATCGGCCGGGACACCCACGGGCTCTCCAAGCCCGCCGAGGACACCGCGCTCGAGGTGCTCGTCGCCAACGGCGTGCGCGTGCTCGCCGACTCCCGCGACTCCTGGTGCCCCACCCCCGCGCTCTCGCACGCGATCCTCCGCTGGAACCGCGACGACGCGCACGGGGACGACGACGTGGCCGACGGCATCGTCGTGACCCCCAGCCACAACCCGCCCGCCGACGGCGGCTTCAAGTACAACCCGCCGCACGGCGGCCCGGCCGACTCCGACGCCACCGGCTGGATCGCCGCACGCGCCAACGCGATCATCGCGGGCGGCCTCGTCGACGTGAAGCGCGTCCCGCTCGAGGAGGCCCGCGGGCGCGTCGAGGGCTACGACTTCCTCGGCCACTACGTGGACGACCTCGGCTCCATCATCGACATGGAGGCCATCCGGAAGGCGGGCGTACGCATCGGCGCGGACCCGCTCGGCGGCGCGTCCGTCGAGTACTGGGCGGCGATCGGCGAGCGCCACAGCCTCGACCTCGAGGTCGTGAACCCCGAGGTGGATCCCGCGTGGTCGTTCATGACGCTCGACTGGGACGGGAAGATCCGCATGGACCCGTCCTCCTCCTCCGCGATGGCGAGCGTGCTCGCGCGCAAGGACGACTTCGACATCCTCACCGGCAACGACGCCGACGCCGACCGACACGGCATCGTCACGCCCGACGCCGGGCTCATGAACCCGAACCACTACCTCGCCGTCGCGATCGACTACCTCTACGCGCACCGGCCCGAGTGGCGCGCGGACGCGGCGATCGGCAAGACGCTCGTCTCCTCCAGCGTGATCGACCGGGTCGCCGAGTCGCTCGGCCGTCGCCTCTGGGAGGTGCCGGTCGGCTTCAAGTGGTTCGTGCCCGGCCTCATCGACGGATCCGTGGGCTTCGGCGGCGAGGAGTCCGCCGGCGCGAGCTTCCTCCGCATGGACGGCACGGTCTGGACCACGGACAAGGACGGGATCCTGCTGGCGCTGCTCGCGTCGGAGATCCTCGCGGTCACGGGCAAGACGCCGAGCGTCCTCTACCGCGAGCTCACCGAGCGCTTCGGCGACCCGGTCTACGAGCGCGTCGACGCCGCCGCGACCAAGGCGCAGAAGGCGACGCTCGGCAAGCTCGACGGAGACGCCATCGCGGCCACGGAGGTGGCGGGCGACCCGATCACCGCGAAACTCAGCACCGCGCCCGGCAACGGCGCTGCGGTCGGCGGGGTCAAGGTCGTCACGGACAAGGCGTGGTTCGCCGCGCGCCCGAGCGGCACCGAGGACGTCTACAAGATCTACGCCGAGTCGTTCGTGGGGCTCGACCACCTGCACGCGGTGCAGGCGGAGGCCAAGCGGATCGTCGACGCGGCGCTCGACGCGTAG
- the pheA gene encoding prephenate dehydratase, with protein MAETPRPDETYSYLGPSGTFTEAALKQVEAARGRTWRAVNNASEALADVVSGTSVAAMIAIENSIEGGVTATQDALANIPGLRILSEHLVPVTFDLVVRPGTALADVRTVAAHPVAYGQCRRFLERELPTHGHVPASSNVAAALSLLDGGIADAAIAPPQITESQPLEAVARGIGDNPNAVTRFVLVGRATTLPQRTGADKTSLIVELPDDRAGSLLDLLEQFATRGVNLTLIQSRPIGDALGRYRFVIDAEGHVRDERVADALLGIRRFSPRVTFLGSYPRADGTPSTYRARYEDDVFLEARDWLRGIVSAEPGAGD; from the coding sequence ATGGCCGAGACCCCGCGACCCGACGAGACGTACAGCTACCTCGGGCCGTCGGGCACCTTCACGGAGGCAGCGCTCAAGCAGGTGGAGGCCGCTCGCGGGCGCACGTGGCGCGCGGTGAACAACGCCTCGGAGGCCCTCGCCGACGTCGTGTCCGGCACCTCGGTCGCCGCCATGATCGCGATCGAGAACTCGATCGAGGGCGGGGTGACGGCCACGCAGGACGCGCTCGCGAACATCCCGGGGCTGCGGATCCTCAGCGAGCACCTCGTGCCGGTGACGTTCGACCTCGTGGTGCGGCCGGGTACCGCGCTCGCCGACGTGCGCACGGTCGCCGCGCACCCCGTCGCCTACGGCCAGTGCCGCCGCTTCCTCGAGCGCGAGCTTCCCACGCACGGGCACGTGCCCGCGTCCTCGAACGTGGCCGCGGCGCTGTCCCTGCTGGACGGCGGGATCGCGGACGCCGCCATCGCGCCCCCGCAGATCACGGAGAGCCAGCCGCTCGAGGCCGTCGCCCGCGGCATCGGCGACAACCCGAACGCCGTCACGCGCTTCGTGCTCGTCGGCCGCGCGACCACGCTGCCGCAGCGCACGGGCGCCGACAAGACGAGCCTCATCGTCGAGCTGCCCGACGACCGCGCCGGATCCCTGCTCGACCTCCTGGAGCAGTTCGCGACCCGCGGGGTGAACCTCACGCTCATCCAGTCGCGGCCCATCGGCGACGCGCTCGGCCGCTACCGGTTCGTCATCGACGCGGAGGGGCACGTGCGCGACGAGCGCGTGGCCGACGCCCTGCTCGGGATCCGCCGCTTCAGCCCGCGCGTCACCTTCCTCGGCTCGTACCCCCGGGCCGACGGCACGCCCAGCACCTACCGCGCGCGGTACGAGGACGACGTCTTCCTCGAGGCGCGCGACTGGCTGCGCGGCATCGTCTCGGCCGAGCCAGGCGCGGGCGACTGA
- the serS gene encoding serine--tRNA ligase, whose translation MIDPQTLRDHPDLVIASQELRGASVEVVDQAVAADSERRRAVTEFEGLRAEQNAHGKLVAKADKADKPRLIAEVQELKARVTAAQERAQEAESALDEAMRRIPNIVIDGVPAGGEDDWALVREVGAKPSFDFAPRDHLEIGEILDAIDMGRGAKVSGARFHYLKGIGARLEIALMNFGLARALEAGLVPLITPTLVKPEIMAGTGFLGAHADEVYHLDDDDLYLTGTSEVALAGYHADEILDLAQGPIRYAGWSTCYRKEAGSYGKDTRGIIRVHQFQKLEMFSYVDPADAEAEHERLLAMQERMMQDLGLSYRVIDTAAGDLGSSAARKYDVEAWIPTQDAYRELTSTSNCTTFQARRLGTRFRGEDGRTSPVATLNGTLATTRWIVAILETHQQADGSVRVPEALRPYLGGLEVLEPAAAKAAR comes from the coding sequence GTGATCGATCCGCAGACCCTCCGCGACCATCCCGACCTCGTCATCGCCTCGCAGGAGCTGCGCGGCGCATCCGTGGAGGTGGTCGACCAGGCGGTCGCCGCGGACTCCGAGCGCCGCCGGGCGGTCACCGAGTTCGAGGGCCTCCGCGCCGAGCAGAACGCGCACGGCAAGCTCGTCGCGAAGGCCGACAAGGCCGACAAGCCGCGCCTCATCGCCGAGGTGCAGGAGCTGAAGGCACGCGTCACCGCCGCGCAGGAGCGCGCGCAGGAGGCCGAGTCGGCGCTCGACGAGGCCATGCGGCGGATCCCGAACATCGTCATCGACGGGGTCCCCGCCGGCGGTGAGGACGACTGGGCGCTCGTACGGGAGGTCGGCGCGAAGCCCTCGTTCGACTTCGCCCCGCGCGACCATCTGGAGATCGGCGAGATCCTCGACGCCATCGACATGGGCCGCGGAGCCAAGGTCTCCGGCGCCCGCTTCCACTACCTCAAGGGCATCGGCGCGCGGCTCGAGATCGCCCTGATGAACTTCGGCCTCGCCCGCGCGCTCGAGGCGGGCCTCGTGCCGCTCATCACCCCCACGCTCGTGAAGCCCGAGATCATGGCCGGCACCGGCTTCCTCGGCGCCCACGCCGACGAGGTCTACCACCTCGACGACGACGACCTCTACCTCACGGGCACGAGCGAGGTGGCGCTCGCCGGGTACCACGCCGACGAGATCCTCGACCTCGCCCAGGGCCCCATCCGCTACGCCGGCTGGTCGACCTGCTACCGCAAGGAGGCGGGCTCCTACGGCAAGGACACCCGCGGCATCATCCGCGTGCACCAGTTCCAGAAGCTCGAGATGTTCAGCTACGTCGACCCGGCCGACGCCGAGGCGGAGCACGAGCGCCTGCTCGCCATGCAGGAGCGCATGATGCAGGACCTCGGCCTCTCCTACCGCGTCATCGACACGGCGGCGGGCGACCTCGGATCCAGCGCCGCCCGCAAGTACGACGTCGAGGCGTGGATCCCCACCCAGGACGCCTACCGCGAGCTCACCTCCACCTCGAACTGCACCACGTTCCAGGCCCGCCGCCTCGGCACGCGCTTCCGCGGCGAGGACGGTCGCACCTCGCCCGTCGCCACGCTCAACGGCACGCTGGCGACCACGCGCTGGATCGTCGCGATCCTCGAGACCCACCAGCAGGCGGACGGTTCCGTGCGCGTGCCCGAGGCGCTCCGGCCCTACCTCGGCGGCCTCGAGGTGCTCGAGCCCGCCGCGGCGAAGGCCGCCCGATGA